From the Argentina anserina chromosome 3, drPotAnse1.1, whole genome shotgun sequence genome, the window ATTTTGACGGATCCCAGCTTGGTCGGTTTCGGCAAATGATCATGCTTGCTTTGATAATCATGCGTTCATCAGTCTGAATTTTAGTTATGAAAGGTCCTGTCAATGCAATGCGTTTGCAAATTGGCTGCTATAAAAGGTCCGAAGCTGGGTGCAAATTTGTTAAAAAGTAGTATGAACTTGAGACATAAGACTGCATGTTAGCCAAATGTTTTAAGAACAATCATGAAATGATAGATATAACTGATTCAGGTCTTTTATACATTGTATGAAAACTGGGTCTACATATAACTACTCTACCTCAAGAGTGACCGGTGTAAAAAATTCGAGCATAATAAGTAGCATTCAGGGGCGTGAATGAGGGGCTCAACCTAATTCCTTTGATTCCGACTTCTTCTTGGTCCGACCGTCCGACTACCCCCCAACCATCTTCTGCTTCAACTGCCTGCTTGGCCTTTGGCTCTACTGCATGAGACTGGTTTGTCCACAATCATATTTGATGAATCATTATTGTTCATGCTAGGATCAGTAGTATCATCTTTCGCTTCCCTAAGGCTTTCGATAGACTTGAAATTGCAATTTAAACAATCTTCATGCATAATCATTATTTTTTCCTCTACCTGTGCAAAAACCAAAGCCAATTATAAGTCAAAAACACAGTTTAGATAAAACAGTCGGTCTAAAATTTCACCCCTCATACCCACTGTCACAGATCCCCTTGGTCTCTGACTAGAACTAAAGTTACAATCTTAACTTTCAACTACTTCGGCAAATCTGAAGGCAAAATAAACCATACAGATACAAAGTCCAGTTACAAAATTGCATCCCAGATGTCGACCAGCCTAAATCTATCCATAGACTTGGGACACAATTTACATATTCTCTTGCGATTCTTATGCATAATCACTAACTTCACAGATAACTTCATAAtccccaaaaaaaagaaataaaagaaaaccaaTAACACAAAAGCACAATATAGCATCCACTGATCAATCAACTGCTTTTCAGCTCCCTGCAGAGAATCAGCTGATAGAACATCAGACATGCATTACACAAAAATCTCGCAGATCTCTAACAGTTCCTCATTTTTATTCGAGTTCACTATCTCTCGACAAGAAGCATACCTAATACAATCTATCAAAACACTATCGAAAATGGCGTAACGATGAAACATGCGTCCTCAATGCTATCACCCTCTACCATAGTATTGAGAGACGGCATAGCTTCGGTCAGCATTTCCTCTAAATCATCTATATAAAGAGGTTCTGCAAATCAATACAACACATTCCTATCAGAACCACAACACTACAGTTTCACGTAATCCAGCACAAAACTAACGATGCATGTAGTACAAATCAGTATTCAAGTTCATAATCCATTCGATTTTGATGAGTTTTCGACACGAAAAAATCGAAATTTAATGGAGTGATTTGAAGGAAAAGAAGAGGAGTTTGATTTTACCGGTGGAGAGATTGAACCAGGAGACGATACCGGAGAAGAGTTGCTCCGCCTTTTGGCGCGAGTCACGGCCGCCCCACTCGTTCTCGACGGCTAATTGAAGCGCCGTCCACCGCCACAGGACTAATCCGACGCCTTCTTGGAACACCGCCGCGGCCGCCGCCgttagctctctctctctctctctctctctgaaaatGTGAGGATAGCCGACCCGATATTAATGCGGATGCGGGTTCGGACTCGGGTCAAAGTAGTCTTTGAGGGAAAAAAACTTACCATCAAGAGGTGAAATCATTTACATGTGATGAATGTGCATGAGAAAGGGTGATCATCTCATTTCATAATGTTTAGCTTCACATACAAGAAGAAAATAGTAATTTTCACGAGTGTTTGATTAAAGCTttcaatcatatatatgttttctaaTGGATCATGAGTTGTGCCATTGGTATGCAATTGGATGGCTTAGCTTTATTCTTTAATCTTtaatcttctttttattttgaaggAATCCTTTAATCTTCTTTTAATGTAACATACAGCTGATTTAATTAGTCATTGATTTGACCCTTGTTTCATGAACAAACCAATTGGTAATTAGCTAGAGGCATGTTTCTTCATTCTCTTTTGAGGAAGTATTCTTGCTATATATGTCACAATCCACGGAAAATTCTGTTCTGCGCGGCTGTATGTCATGCATATAGAAAAACACAGCTCACTCACACACACAACCCATCGTGTTGATCACGTGCTCCCCTAATCAATGCCTATAAAACTTGTTGTATGATGTACATGTATGTACAGCAGACGAACCCACAATCCACAAGTTGGTGAATATTGGGACTGTATTGAAATGGGAGAATTCTGCTATACGTTGCTATGCAGCAACACTTTCATCCACAAACAATCTTCTCCACACCCAAATCCTCCCCATATCCACTGTGCATTTTATCAAACCCTTCCTTCACCACACACAAGTGTGTGTATAGTATACCCTGCTGCACAGCATAGCAAACAAACCCATTGAAATGAGGCTCCTGAacctgaagtttcagagtgataCCGAAACCTAGTTTTGATCGAGGCGTATTCGCATGCATTTCCTACCCCCTCTATGCCGTTAGAATGAGTGAATGATCACCTTAGTATGATAAGGTCCGTGGCCGAGAAGATAGAAGAACACAACGAGCTGGTTATAAATTTGATTTTCAAGAGCATGCAGCTCTCTCAGAACTTCAAATTCTGTtaacctctctctctcatacgGGTGGTTTCATCTCTTCCTCATCTCGATCATCATCAGTTTTCTCGTTTTTCATCCTCCACAGTCCCCAGCACATGGATGAAACTGGCCGGTGGCCAAATATGACACGTACCGGCGCCGGAATGCAAGCTAGGGATGGTAGAACCGGCTTCCCAATCAATGTGATGCAGGCGCCGATTTCACTGAGATAAATATtgaacctatatatatatactgcatGTGGCACCCAAGATGTCTCAGAAGCATATACATACTAGTTATACTTATACTTGTAGCTACCAGAGGAAAGACAGCGCCGAAGAAAGTTGAAAAGATATATGTAAATATGTGAATGAAACCCTAGGCCTCCATATCAATTCACTCCTTTTTCTCAAAATGATTTGGCATATTTGGTCGTAACACTTTACAATTCATCCATTCCGAATGTCCGTAGAAGGGTAGCATGGTGCTGCATCCACAAGGTTTCGAACTTGAGACTGCTGCATGCATTCGCTCCTCATATCAATTCACTCCTTCgatcttctcttcttcttataAGCCGTAGTTATAGAGCTTTACGCTGAAGCTAGGGTATGGTCTGCAGTCGATCTGCGCGCACTAGTAGTCTAGTACGTACTAATATTAATTATAGCAGCCAAACATACGGGTACGTAGGGTATGGAAATCTGCCAGTAAATTAAGTGTATCAACTATCAAGTACTGTGTCGTTGATCATTTTGCCAAGTTTGCTCAATCCTGGAATATGCAGCATGGTCTTCTAATACAAGGGATGTCAATCCGCATCGACCAAATGAACTCAGTAGAGTAAAAACAGAAGTAGGTAACCTATTATTGAGTGAACATGCAAATTAAGAGTTCTTTGAGATTACTAACCAAAAACGAAAGATTTTTATGAGATTCGTTGGgttcttttttttgtatttggtGCTGCTATTATTATGTATACAAACAAGGGATCCGCAATAATTCGAGCTAAACATCGAATGTCTACTCGCTCCCGCTCCACTCATTATTTCACCAATTGATCCATGTACGTAAACTATTCTAGCCCTTAACAAATTAAGTCTACATGTTCACTTATGTTTCCAATATATTAAATGGATGTTGACAGATTGACATAATAGCTACATGTCTAAATCCTCATGAGCCGAACATATGAGAACCAACAACCCTAAATTGCCTGACGCCACTTctttagttttatttatttattttttggatcATCACCTCATCAAAGGACCATCTGCCTATTATAATCAAGATTAATGAACAACCAAATTTCCATAACATAATTTAGTTTTGGACCACTAAATGGTTGGGGATGGGTACTTAATGGCTTTATTTCTTCCTTTAAAGTGGGACTAGTGGACAAGTGAGAAGGGACATGCATAGGGTGATGTCCTACATCTCAAAGCCTTAAAGAAGAAAACCAAGAACTCTAATGTATGGGGGGACAGGGTGGAGCCATAGGAGGTCCATCCATTGATTCAGACCCTTGAATTTGGGACAGAATACAATGAAATAATTGAgcccaaagaaaaaaaaaagaaaccaaTAATGAAAAGCCTAAATCCAGTTATCCAGAAAGCCTGAAACTTTAGCTCTTTGGCTTTGacccctctctctcctcatACTCTCCCCCCATCAAAGACTCAAAGTATATATCAATCCATGGTGTAGTGTGTAGCCCACAGAAGACAGTGAGAGACACACCCAAGTTTTCCAAGTCTTTTCCTCTATTAATCAAAACTCACTGAAAGCTCTTCcctttcttctgtttttctctctctccacaCATTTCAGGccagagagaaaaaaaaatatatagctCTCAGTCTCACACACTCCACATtgctctctttctttctcttcttttctctctatccacagttgtgacttgtgagtgcttctctctctctctcagttaAAGCAAAGCACCTTCAAAGTTCTGATCTTTGAGAACCGCTCAATCTCTCCCTTGCTCTCACTCAAGCAGGTACCCTTTTTGGGCTTCCCTTTTTCTCTTCACTTTTAACTGTTCATGTGATTTGCTTCTGTATCTTGGTTTTTCTAGCATCTGGGTGTTTGTTGTTCAGTTCCAAGTTCTTGAGGATGTTTTTCTGTAAGTGGGTTTGATAGTCCTTCTGTTTGTTGTTTGTTAAAGATCGAATTTTGATCTACTGTAAAGCATAGATTTACTTCTCTGTAGGTTTGGTGTCTAATCATGTAGAGGATGCTTGCATTGATTTGGGTTTTGTGATTTGCATATGGATCAAGTTGATACTGTAGTGATTTGCAAACTAGTGCTtctattttgggttttttACTGTCTCTGCTGCTTAGTTGTGaatgttgttgtttgtttgtaGAAGTTACCTTGCTATTTTGGACTTGAAGATGAgattgatttttgtttgtcAATGGAGGGAGTCACTTAATCGAGTTGGGGGTTGAGTGATAGGTTTTGATCTGTTCTAGCAAGTCTGGGTTTCTGTGATTTTCTTGAAATCTGGCTGCTGAACTTCTCTGTATAATTAAAGGGAAATGATGGGTAGTCGGATAGAAGAAGGAAAATCGCGCAGACCTCCACCTTTACAGATCACAAAGACAAGTAAATCTGAGCCAGTTACTCCGAAACAAATGCCCAGCAGCAATCTGCAACCAGCTGTATCGAAGCAGGTGTATGGAGAAACTATCGAAGAGAGGAAACGCAAGACTCAGCAGGATTCTGCCAAATATTTAGCTGATAAGTTAGAATCAAGTTTATCAATGGGTGATCCAATTCAGGTGCCAGCCAATGCGGGCCTTGCAGTGAGTGAGTCCAGGAATATGCCGGATGGTGGAGTTGATCAAGTAAAGAAAACATTAGAAAATGGTATCAGCTCAGCGAAAGTCAGCGATGGGGCAAGCAGTCTGGCCAAGACTAGTGGAAGTGCCAAGATTAGTAATCAAGCTGAATTTGTTGAGAGTGGGAAGAGCAGTATTTGTAGAGGTAGCACAAGCACTGATGTGAGTGATGAAAGTACTTGTAGCAGCTTTAGTAGCGCTATCAACAAACCTCACAAGGCAAATGACATTCATTGGGAAGCCATACAGGCTGTCCGTGCAAGGGATAATGTATTTGGTTTAGGTCATTTCAGACTTCTGAAGAAATTGGGCTGTGGGGATATTGGAAGCGTCTATCTTTCAGAGTTGAGTGGAACGAAATGTTATTTTGCAATGAAGGTCATGGACAAAGCATCTCTGGCTAATCGGAAAAAACTTCTTCGCGCTCAGACAGAGAGAGATATACTTCAATGTTTGGACCATCCTTTTCTTCCAACCCTATATACCCATTTTGAGACAGAAAAGTATTCATGTCTAGTAATGGAGTTCTGCCCTGGAGGTGACTTGCACACACTTCGGCAGAGGCAACCAGGAAAGTATTTTAGTGAGCAAGCAGTGAAGTAAGTATTCTCTCCTACACATTTTATATAGTTCAAAACATGGTAAATAATCTCCACCATTATCAGTTTGAGCATTTGTGGTTTACATTgcttatttttgatattgtgaTCTTCCAAGGTCAGTTTACTTGCTCATTGACATATTGCTATTAGAAGGATACCATTAAGTGTGTTATGATATGGCATTAAAGTTTCCATCTTTGTAGTGTGAGTTTGAGTATTAAATGATCTAGACTCAGTTAACCCTTCTATGCTGATATGACGCACACATTCCCCAAACACAAGgcttcactatgtaatttttCTGCTGTATTAGTACACTTGGGTTGAAACTGGGTTGCTGATGTTGACTCTTCAACATTATTGGCAACCATACTGGTGTTAGgataaattaaaaatgatgGGTTTGCTTTTTCTCTCAGCTACAATGTTCAATCCTGCGCATGTAGTTATAAAGAAATGTGCTTGCTATGTTACTTAGAACTGTTATCAGATTTTGATGGTCATTTCTGTTATGTTTGTCCATGCAGGTTCTATGTGGCAGAGGTCCTCCTTGCGCTTGAATATCTTCACATGCTTGGGATTGTTTATCGTGACCTCAAACCGGAGAATGTCCTTGTAAGAGATGATGGACACATAATGCTTTCAGACTTTGATCTTTCGTTGCGCTGTGCTGTCAGCCCGACTCTAGTTAAATCTTCAATTCCTGAGTCTGATCCCTTGCGAAAGAATCCAGTCTACTGTGTGCAACCGACCTGCATTGAGCCCTCATGTATTCAGCCGTCATGTGTGGTGCCTACAACATGTTTCTCCCCTCGATTCTTTTCAAGTAAATCCAAGAAAGACCGAAAACCCAAGAATGAAATGGGAAACCAAGTCAGCCCATTGCCAGAGCTTATGGCTGAGCCAACCAATGCTCGCTCAATGTCATTTGTTGGGACTCATGAGTATTTGGCACCAGAAATTATCAAAGGTGAAGGCCATGGCAGTGCTGTTGATTGGTGGACTTTTGGGATCTTCCTGTATGAGCTGTTGTTCGGTAAGACCCCTTTCAAGGGATCAGGAAATCGAGCCACTCTGTTCAATGTTGTAGGTCAGCCACTGAGATTCCCAGAGTCGCCAGTGGTCAGCTTCTCAGCAAGAGATCTGATAAGGGGCTTACTAGTGAAAGAACCACAGCATAGGCTGGCATACAAACGTGGAG encodes:
- the LOC126786176 gene encoding serine/threonine-protein kinase D6PK-like, with the translated sequence MMGSRIEEGKSRRPPPLQITKTSKSEPVTPKQMPSSNLQPAVSKQVYGETIEERKRKTQQDSAKYLADKLESSLSMGDPIQVPANAGLAVSESRNMPDGGVDQVKKTLENGISSAKVSDGASSLAKTSGSAKISNQAEFVESGKSSICRGSTSTDVSDESTCSSFSSAINKPHKANDIHWEAIQAVRARDNVFGLGHFRLLKKLGCGDIGSVYLSELSGTKCYFAMKVMDKASLANRKKLLRAQTERDILQCLDHPFLPTLYTHFETEKYSCLVMEFCPGGDLHTLRQRQPGKYFSEQAVKFYVAEVLLALEYLHMLGIVYRDLKPENVLVRDDGHIMLSDFDLSLRCAVSPTLVKSSIPESDPLRKNPVYCVQPTCIEPSCIQPSCVVPTTCFSPRFFSSKSKKDRKPKNEMGNQVSPLPELMAEPTNARSMSFVGTHEYLAPEIIKGEGHGSAVDWWTFGIFLYELLFGKTPFKGSGNRATLFNVVGQPLRFPESPVVSFSARDLIRGLLVKEPQHRLAYKRGATEIKQHPFFEGVNWALIRCATPPDIPKPVEFERLSAPVMSTSDKATAAASHPDQNNYLEFDFF